A genomic stretch from Puntigrus tetrazona isolate hp1 chromosome 6, ASM1883169v1, whole genome shotgun sequence includes:
- the zdbf2 gene encoding DBF4-type zinc finger-containing protein 2: protein MPLEEEPQSSAKKAERRPAGMSGRTSRGEEAVAGPSSSQRQGYCSCCQVLYNSVEQHILSAQHREVVRAARANVSSGSLLERFLQDVLQHHPHRYSDTRPTHADLPSLTTPLVPKEVLSEVYCGSDDDGVSVGTREEMPTSDEESCEMLQMAASTPAVMTDLTASTHIQATSQKGKMVPDPPPSEKYSPTQGFLHRTSDKPHTSQLTLPIQRQSLQTNPSRHPCVSEGPPCAKTGAVEHRKAHKKTNRDKEGSDSIKASRAPPVAKCITSKDQPSTFRSVAEESTVWISALPPWKGPHREQTFSHLSDQIRDVIEEVIEKYCYGHSLNVDRWEEDGSFALSPQSMDQSKGSEEWDNAIQMALGKAKSIEKNLAELLEVHINLEDQGYQTQLETALNTVGMPEENIESSAEKVFPDLPHIPQSFVGKTMTQVMFEDDMKIDSIVKEFQHGQFRCYFDSESLARFGKHNKKRRKKKKQDRNEEADNACLEPTDILPLTDHHEEDPRHSAVLLKKTRQKIYRLASRCQVVKVSHSTQTIPLSCPVVRRKPSQETFPSTHSEEPQQCPSPERTPDMKTRLCALKLPASYCKIMSPLQPKTVVYVLSSPDGGQGISKPTPIKKAGRKRKSCDSDVGLKYKYKKTPLKFYDPLTNRILKSPPKGMSSHSNSKSLSHVRQLFRSLSPDINKERQGLGQGQSSGVSRKARGRSSMVDLCASTSDSILDSAGPSEPGSSLSSSRRALFTRSSISSSSRFLLGHLTPSTHVDDSSKALSHSCAGSSYKVGGLEQEERCQQTPVDQTPIRRSSRRAGSLTPAKRPPVPPYRTKRKSHKPQRKAKSQANLQETVGSRISAECRTSPRNKSPARSSLRSSKLAIQPIITSSSKQINTMLSASQQKRVRGRTATVHIAD from the exons ATGCCCTTGGAGGAGGAACCACAGTCCTCTGCTAAAA AAGCAGAGAGGCGTCCAGCTGGCATGTCTGGCAG GACTAGTAGAGGAGAAGAGGCTGTTGCTGGTCCTTCCAGCTCCCAAAGACAGGGTTACTGCAGCTGCTGTCAAGTTTTGTACAATAGTGTGGAACAG CACATTTTGAGTGCCCAACATAGAGAAGTGGTACGAGCTGCTAGAGCTAATGTATCTTCTGGAAGTCTGTTAGAGAGATTTCTCCAGGATGTACTTCAGCATCATCCTCATCGCTATAGTGATACACG GCCTACTCATGCTGATCTGCCTTCACTAACCACCCCACTCGTTCCAAAAGAGGTGCTCTCAGAGGTGTACTGTGGATCAGACGATGATGGAGTCTCTGTTGGGACACGTGAGGAGATGCCTACCTCTGATGAAGAGTCTTGTGAAATGCTGCAAATGGCAGCCTCAACTCCAGCAGTGATGACTGACCTTACTGCATCTACACACATTCAAGCAACttcccaaaaaggaaaaatggtGCCTGATCCACCTCCCTCTGAAAAGTACTCCCCCACACAGGGTTTTTTGCACAGGACTAGTGACAAACCACATACATCACAATTGACACTACCTATTCAGAGACAGAGTTTACAAACAAACCCCTCTAGACATCCCTGTGTTTCAGAGGGTCCACCATGCGCGAAGACTGGAGCTGTTGAACACAGGAAAGCACACAAGAAAACCAATAGGGATAAAGAGGGGAGCGACTCCATTAAAGCTTCCCGTGCCCCACCTGTTGCAAAGTGCATTACCTCGAAGGACCAGCCTTCAACCTTTCGATCGGTGGCTGAAGAGTCCACAGTGTGGATTTCAGCACTGCCACCTTGGAAAGGCCCCCATAGGGAACAGACTTTCAGTCATCTATCTGATCAGATTCGAGATGTGATAGAGGAGGTTATTGAAAAATACTGTTATGGCCACAGTCTCAATGTTGATCGGTGGGAGGAAGATGGGAGCTTCGCTCTTAGTCCTCAGTCTATGGATCAATCCAAAGGCAGTGAAGAATGGGACAATGCAATACAGATGGCTTTGGGAAAGGCAAAATCTATAGAAAAAAATTTAGCAGAGTTATTGGAAGTGCATATAAATCTCGAAGACCAAGGATACCAGACTCAGCTGGAGACGGCCCTAAACACTGTGGGAATGCCTGAGGAAAACATAGAGAGTTCTGCTGAGAAGGTGTTTCCTGATCTTCCCCACATACCACAGTCTTTTGTTGGCAAAACAATGACACAAGTGATGTTTGAAGACGACATGAAGATAGACTCCATAGTAAAAGAATTCCAACACGGCCAGTTCCGTTGCTATTTTGACAGTGAATCATTAGCTAGGTTTGGgaagcacaataaaaaaaggagaaaaaaaaagaagcaggaCAGAAATGAGGAGGCTGATAATGCTTGCTTGGAACCTACAGACATCTTGCCACTCACGGATCACCACGAAGAAGACCCCAGGCATTCAGCTGTTTTGTTAaagaaaacaaggcaaaaaattTACAGACTTGCATCACGTTGCCAAGTGGTAAAAGTAAGCCACAGTACACAGACTATTCCTCTTAGCTGCCCTGTAGTACGACGAAAACCGTCACAAGAAACATTTCCCTCAACACACAGTGAAGAGCCCCAGCAGTGCCCCAGCCCTGAAAGGACCCCTGATATGAAGACCAGACTCTGCGCTTTGAAGCTTCCAGCTTCTTACTGCAAGATAATGAGTCCTCTACAGCCCAAAACTGTGGTATATGTGCTTTCTTCCCCCGATGGGGGTCAAGGAATCTCTAAGCCTACTCCTATTAAGAAAGCCGGGAGGAAACGGAAGTCATGCGATAGCGACGTTGGCctgaaatacaaatacaaaaagacaCCTCTGAAGTTCTATGACCCTTTGACCAATAGGATCTTGAAGAGTCCACCAAAAGGCATGTCTTCACACTCTAATTCCAAATCTCTTTCACATGTCCGACAGCTATTTCGTAGCCTTAGCCCAGATATTAATAAGGAGAGACAGGGCCTGGGGCAGGGGCAGTCATCAGGAGTTTCTCGGAAGGCTCGTGGTAGGAGCAGTATGGTTGATCTATGTGCCTCCACCTCAGACTCCATACTGGATAGCGCCGGCCCCTCAGAACCTGGTTCTTCTTTGTCTAGCAGCCGAAGAGCCTTATTTACCCGCTCCTCTATCTCAAGTAGCAGTCGTTTCCTCCTCGGACACCTCACTCCATCTACCCATGTGGATGATTCTTCCAAAGCACTTTCTCACTCTTGTGCGGGCAGTTCCTATAAGGTTGGAGGACTGGAACAAGAGGAACGCTGCCAACAGACGCCAGTTGACCAAACACCAATCAGACGTAGCTCACGGAGAGCTGGGTCTTTGACTCCAGCCAAGAGACCACCAGTACCCCCTTACAGGACCAAGAGGAAGTCACACAAACCACAGCGCAAAGCAAAATCACAAGCCAATCTCCAGGAAACTGTTGGCTCCCGTATATCTGCAGAATGTAGGACATCTCCCAGAAACAAGAGCCCTGCTAGGTCCTCACTTAGATCCTCTAAACTGGCGATTCAGCCGATTATTACATCCTcttctaaacaaataaatacaatgctCAGTGCCAGTCAGCAGAAGAGAGTGAGGGGGAGGACCGCCACTGTACATATAGCAGACTGA
- the eef1b2 gene encoding elongation factor 1-beta has product MGFGDLKTPAGLKVLNEFLTDKSYIEGYVPSQADIAVFDALSGAPSADLCHALRWYNHIKSYQKEKGSLPGVKKPLGQYGPAGVEDTTTAAPAAADEDDDDIDLFGSDEEEDEEATKLKEERLAAYNAKKAKKPALIAKSSILLDVKPWDDETDMAKLEECVRSIQLDGLVWGQSKLLPVGYGIKKLQIACVVEDDKVGTDQLEELITAFEDYVQSMDVAAFNKI; this is encoded by the exons ATGGGCTTTGGTGATCTTAAAACACCCGCTGGACTCAAGGTCCTAAATGAATTTCTGACAGACAAAAGTTACATCGAGGG tTATGTGCCCTCTCAGGCTGATATTGCAGTGTTTGATGCCCTGTCTGGCGCCCCCTCAGCTGACCTCTGCCATGCTTTGCGCTGGTACAACCACATCAAGTCTTACCAGAAGGAGAAGGGCAG CCTTCCAGGTGTGAAGAAGCCTCTCGGTCAGTACGGCCCTGCTGGTGTGGAGGACACGACTACAGCAGCTCCTGCGGCGGCCGACGAAGACGACGATGACATCGATCTGTTTGGTTCTGATGAGGAAGAG GATGAAGAAGCCACAAAGCTCAAAGAGGAGAGGCTTGCAGCGTACAACGCAAAGAAGGCAAAGA AACCTGCACTTATCGCCAAGTCTTCCATCCTGTTGGATGTCAAGCCCTGGGATGACGAAACGGACATGGCCAAACTTGAGGAGTGTGTCCGCAGCATTCAGCTGGACGGTTTAGTCTGGGGACAAT CTAAGCTGTTGCCTGTCGGCTATGGCATCAAGAAGCTGCAGATTGCCTGTGTTGTGGAGGACGATAAAGTTGGAACGGACCAGCTGGAGGAACTGATCACAGCCTTTGAGGACTACGTGCAGTCCATGGACGTGGCAGCCTTCAACAAGATCTGA
- the ndufs1 gene encoding NADH-ubiquinone oxidoreductase 75 kDa subunit, mitochondrial — MLRLPAVSRALAGAAHSKGSIATSNNAFTTSVRASSNMVEVFVDGKPIMVEPGTTVLQACEKVGVQIPRFCYHDRLSVAGNCRMCLVEIEKAPKPVAACAMPVMKGWNILTNSEKTRKAREGVMEFLLSNHPLDCPICDQGGECDLQDQSMMFGADRSRFTEGKRAVEDKNIGPLIKTIMTRCIQCTRCVRFASEVAGVEDLGTTGRGNDMQIGTYVEKMFMSELSGNVIDLCPVGALTSKPYAFTARPWETRKTESIDVLDAVGSNIVVSTRGGEVMRILPRLNEDVNEEWISDKTRFAYDGLKRQRLTQPMVKDASGQLVATTWEDVLTRVAGALQGVQGSEVGAIAGGMVDAEALMALKDLLNRLNSETLCTEEIFPMAGAGTDLRSNYLLNSRITGIEECDLLLLVGTNPRYEAPLFNARVRKSWLHNELQVAMVGHEVDLSYSYSHLGESTQVLQDIAAGTHPFCKVLAQAKKPVVVVGSSALQREDGAAIFKAVSTIAQNSRASSGVEEGWKVLNVLHRVASQVAALDLGYKPGVDAIRKNPPKILFLLGADAGCITRADLPKDSFIIYQGHHGDVGAVMADVILPGAAYTEKNGTYVNTEGRTQQTRVAVTAPGMAREDWKILHAISELAGVTLPYDTVDEVRSRLEEVSPNLVRYDDVEEANYFKQAHELSTAVNQSLLAAPLVPPQLTVKDFYMTDPISRASQTMAKCVKAVTEGAAAIDEPSIC; from the exons ATGTTGCGTTTGCCAGCAGTAAGTCGGGCTTTGGCAGGTGCTGCCCATTCCAAGGGCTCCATTGCCACCAGTAACAATG CTTTTACAACTTCAGTCCGGGCCTCGAGCAATATGGTTGAGGTGTTTGTTGATGGAAAACCTATAATGGTGGAGCCAGGGACCACTGTCCTACAG GCTTGTGAGAAAGTAGGTGTGCAGATTCCTCGTTTCTGCTATCATGATCGTCTGTCAGTGGCTGGTAACTGCCGCATGTGTCTGGTGGAAATTGAGAAAGCACCAAAG CCTGTTGCAGCATGTGCAATGCCTGTTATGAAGGGGTGGAACATTTTGACCAACTCAGAGAAAACACGGAAAGCCAg AGAGGGAGTTATGGAGTTCCTGCTTTCCAACCACCCTCTTGACTGCCCAATCTGTGATCAGGGAGGAGAGTGTGAtcttcag GACCAATCGATGATGTTTGGTGCTGACAGAAGTCGTTTTACAGAAGGGAAGAGAGCAGTTGAAGATAAGAACATCGGCCcacttattaaaacaattatgacCCGTTGTATACAATGTACACGTTGTGTTCG TTTTGCCAGTGAGGTTGCTGGTGTGGAGGATCTGGGAACCACAGGACGTGGTAACGACATGCAGATTGGCACCTACGTAGAGAAGATGTTCATGTCTGAACTGTCTGGTAATGTGATTGACTTGTGTCCTGTTGGAGCACTGACGTCCAAACCTTACGCTTTTACCGCACGACCCTGGGAGACCAG AAAGACTGAATCTATTGATGTACTGGATGCTGTTGGCTCCAACATTGTGGTGAGCACCAGGGGTGGTGAGGTCATGAGAATTCTGCCCCGTCTGAATGAGGACGTCAATGAAGAATGGATATCTGACAAGACCAG GTTTGCATACGATGGGCTGAAGAGGCAGCGTCTGACCCAGCCAATGGTGAAGGATGCCAGTGGACAACTGGTAGCCACTACCTGGGAGGATGTTCTCACACGTGTAGCTGGAGCA ctccaGGGAGTTCAAGGTTCTGAGGTAGGAGCTATTGCTGGTGGGATGGTAGATGCTGAGGCACTGATGGCTCTGAAGGACCTACTGAACAGACTGAATAGTGAGACCCTCTGCACTGAGGAGATCTTTCCAATGGCAGGTGCCGG AACCGACCTGCGCTCCAATTACCTCTTGAACAGCCGTATCACTGGCATTGAGGAGTGTGACCTTCTGCTTTTGGTTGGAACAAACCCACGTTATGAGGCTCCTCTCTTCAATGCACGTGTTCGTAAGAG TTGGCTGCATAATGAGCTCCAGGTGGCCATGGTGGGTCATGAGGTGGACCTGAGCTACTCTTACAGCCATTTGGGTGAATCCACACAAGTTCTGCAGGACATTGCTGCTGGAACACATCCGTTCTGCAAG gTCCTAGCTCAGGCCAAGAAGCCTGTTGTAGTGGTGGGTAGCTCTGCTCTCCAGAGGGAGGATGGGGCAGCCATCTTTAAGGCTGTATCCACAATTGCTCAAAATTCCCGGGCCAGCAGTGGTGTTGAGGAGGGATGGAAGGTGCTCAATGTGCTACACAG GGTGGCCAGTCAAGTGGCAGCCCTGGACTTGGGTTACAAACCTGGTGTTGATGCCATCCGGAAGAACCCTCCCAAAATACTGTTCCTTCTAGGAGCCGATGCTGGTTGCATCACCAGAGCAGATCTTCCCAAAGATAGCTTTATCATCTACCAAG GTCACCACGGAGATGTAGGTGCAGTCATGGCTGATGTCATCCTGCCCGGTGCTGCATACACCGAAAAGAATGGCACATACGTTAACACAGAGGGTCGTACCCAGCAGACCAGAGTGGCAGTCACTGCTCCTGGTATGGCACGTGAGGACTGGAAGATTTTGCATGCTATTTCTGAG CTGGCAGGAGTCACACTCCCATATGACACGGTGGATGAGGTGAGAAGTAGGCTAGAAGAAGTCTCTCCTAACCTGGTGAGATACGATGATGTAGAGGAAGCCAATTACTTCAAACAGGCCCACGAGCTTTCAACG GCTGTGAATCAGTCATTGCTTGCAGCTCCTCTCGTCCCTCCTCAGCTCACAGTCAAGGATTTCTACATGACAG ACCCCATCAGCAGAGCCTCTCAGACAATGGCCAAGTGTGTGAAGGCTGTGACAGAGGGAGCCGCAGCAATTGATGAGCCCTCAATTTGTTAA
- the ino80db gene encoding INO80 complex subunit D-B yields MYEGKHIHYSEVDHKPLCSYSPKLCKQRRLNGYAFCIRHVLEDRTAPFRQCEYVAKYNSQRCTNPIPKAHERKYCNSHLQVMGVLPKKERKKKQDTIESLALNITVPSLALKTHNGLELLPPSPPPSLACLLPSDPFAFCRGDKMLKSSGTFLKKPQESQTLNHKPKPQDRSVDPAFPNLLRTSSLSSTLPRPCLPPPQTGRTTQTPKVPSSPRAEISQSPAVRSGSLFKTSSTLQDSRQGSAEAAPADDKIKLDFNHAFDKKVVPAASGTAPSRDDIHRRLIKVHSVAMQQQAPCLQKFHRMMDQHRGRYQDLNPHLGLDWSEDSEEEDGDVGKLMSYQCQRLQEKHFEESASSPRAERLAGFCSYLRQKHTHLCREQRVFRRERRSQHALRKALLQAAREEPHHTAQLFQEQYEKTSTPSSTAEPLAGDDSGLCSAVVKGDDCRNSALPFTRHCFQHILQNRSQQLFSSCTARFADGAQCSIPVFDITHQTPLCDEHAKKMDNFLRGDISRRTYHHHQQIQRHRPLKKAKPPALTKKHKKKGKRGAPRRPQKPIPPAQPQGNLGMPSILCLPTQPSGIRSPLTPDLSADEFPDDITNDISDIPHDLELNQEDFSDVLPRLPDDLQDFDLFEGKNGELLPTSEEAEELVRVLQAMGSYPESLACLSGMPELGPVEAVDCRSMPGGVVDLLSGRLSAETLSSLELDPSLLPTSEDAFPPSPPSPQPPLTPPSSVGHLTDSSTYSQRQPHLLAKMDNSKADLSELPLGKDEDISHGSWGVLALPLNDSSQFHSLIASDGLLMSTALSTPMTPVPSAPSQPSSALSNLPQTAPVTRSTPTSSPSSPTSQTKHLLPPLFNHCGIPADLQPHHSTPAPPMDQA; encoded by the exons ATGTATGAAGGCAAACACATCCACTACTCGGAGGTGGACCACAAGCCTCTGTGTTCATATAGCCCAAAGCTTTGCAAGCAACGACGGCTCAACGGTTATGCTTTCTGCATCCGTCACGTGCTCGAGGACCGGACTGCTCCTTTCAGGCAGTGTGAATATGTAGCCAAGTACAACAGCCAGCGCTGCACCAATCCCATACCCAAGGCTCATGAACGAAA GTATTGTAATAGTCACCTTCAGGTTATGGGTGTCCTCCCCAAGAAGGAGCGAAAGAAGAAACAAGATACGATAGAGTCTCTGGCCCTCAACATTACCGTTCCATCCCTGGCTCTAAAGACTCACAACGGGCTTGAGCTTTTACCTCCATCCCCACCACCCTCTCTGGCTTGTCTACTCCCCTCAGATCCCTTCGCCTTTTGCAGGGGGGACAAAATGCTAAAATCAAGTGGCACATTCCTGAAGAAGCCCCAAGAAAGCCAAACTCTGAACCATAAGCCGAAACCGCAAGATCGCAGTGTGGATCCAGCCTTCCCAAACCTTCTCAGAACCTCTTCTCTGTCTTCAACTCTTCCACGTCCTTGCCTCCCTCCTCCCCAGACTGGAAGAACCACACAAACACCCAAAGTTCCCTCCTCCCCTCGCGCAGAAATCTCACAATCCCCTGCAGTTCGTTCAGGTTCGTTATTCAAAACCTCATCAACTCTTCAGGACAGCCGTCAGGGCTCAGCAGAAGCAGCTCCAGCTGATGACAAAATTAAACTGGACTTTAATCATGCATTTGACAAAAAGGTTGTCCCTGCTGCTTCAGGGACAGCACCAAGCCGTGATGACATACATAGACGTTTAATAAAAGTGCACTCAGTTGCCATGCAACAACAAGCTCCGTGTTTGCAGAAGTTTCACCGAATGATGGACCAACACAGGGGGAGGTACCAAGATCTGAACCCACATTTAG GGCTTGACTGGTCAGAAGACAGTGAAGAGGAAGATGGAGACGTGGGGAAACTAATGTCATATCAGTGCCAGAGACTACAAGAGAAGCACTTTGAGGAAAG TGCCAGCAGTCCCCGTGCTGAGCGTTTGGCAGGCTTCTGCTCATACCTGAGACAAAAACACACGCACCTCTGCAGAGAGCAGAGGGTCTTCAGGAGGGAGAGGAGATCCCAGCATGCCCTTCGTAAAGCCCTGCTGCAGGCAGCAAGAGAGGAACCTCACCACACTGCACAGCTTTTTCAGGAACAATATGAAAAGACCTCCACACCCTCCAG CACTGCAGAACCGTTGGCTGGAGATGACTCAGGGTTGTGTTCGGCTGTCGTGAAAGGAGACGACTGtagaaattcagctttaccgTTCACCAGACACTGCTTTCAGC ATATCCTTCAGAACCGTTCTCAGCAGCTGTTCTCAAGCTGCACCGCTCGCTTTGCAGATGGAGCTCAGTGTTCCATTCCTGTCTTTGACATCACACACCAGACGCCACTTTGTGATGAGCACGCCAAGAAAATG GACAATTTCCTTCGAGGTGATATCAGCCGGAGAACGTACCACCACCACCAGCAGATTCAGCGGCACAGGCCACTGAAGAAAGCCAAGCCTCCAGCACTCACTAAGAAGCATaagaagaaaggaaagagaggGGCACCAAGGCGACCTCAGAAACCCATTCCTCCTGCGCAGCCTCAGGGTAACCTGGGAATGCCTTCCATCTTGTGCCTGCCCACTCAGCCCTCTGGCATAAG GAGCCCTTTAACTCCTGATTTAAGTGCAGATGAATTTCCAGATGACATCACTAATGACATCAGCGACATTCCCCACGACCTGGAGTTGAATCAGGAGGATTTCTCAGATGTGCTTCCTCGACTCCCTGATGACCTGCAGGACTTTGATCTTTTTGAAg GCAAGAATGGTGAGCTGTTGCCCACCTCCGAGGAGGCCGAAGAACTGGTTCGTGTTCTGCAGGCCATGGGCTCATACCCAGAATCCCTTGCATGTCTAAGCGGAATGCCTGAGCTCGGTCCCGTAGAAGCTGTAGATTGTCGAAGCATGCCAGGTGGAGTCGTGGATCTACTGAGTGGACGGCTTTCTGCTGAGACTCTCTCCAGCCTGGAGCTGGACCCCAGTCTGCTCCCCACCTCTGAAGATGCTTTCCCCCCGTCACCTCCGTCACCACAACCCCCTCTCACTCCTCCATCCTCTGTGGGGCATCTCACAGACAGCAGCACATACTCGCAGAGACAGCCTCATCTCCTAGCGAAGATGGATAACTCCAAAGCAGATCTGAGTGAACTGCCGCTCGGAAAGGATGAGGACATCTCTCACGGCTCCTGGGGAGTTCTTGCCCTCCCCCTTAACGATTCCTCACAGTTTCACAGCCTTATTGCCTCGGATGGCCTGCTCATGTCCACAGCCCTCTCAACGCCAATGACCCCAGTGCCCTCGGCTCCCTCTCAGCCCAGTTCGGCCCTCTCCAATTTGCCTCAGACTGCGCCCGTCACTCGCTCCACACCCACATCCTCGCCCTCGTCGCCAACATCCCAAACCAAGCACCTTCTACCCCCACTGTTTAACCACTGTGGGATTCCAGCAGACTTGCAGCCGC